A window of the Xenopus laevis strain J_2021 chromosome 9_10L, Xenopus_laevis_v10.1, whole genome shotgun sequence genome harbors these coding sequences:
- the wbp2.L gene encoding WW domain binding protein 2 L homeolog isoform X1 — MSLNRNHLDGGGAMINNSESVLTSYEHVELILSDMESTSEAFRGTKKGRVILTPYRVIFVSRGRDPMQSFMMPFYLMKDCEIKQPVFGVNFIKGTVRAEPGGGWEGSATFKLSFPSGGAIEFGQQMLYVASQASQGTPSVAYPYMPNGGYVVPPPAANGIYPPPPAGYPYPPPPSEFYTGAVAQDGSLTYMHPPPPPYPGPMEPPSACAPDLPSTPAAEAKAAEAAASGYYSQQNPPHSYMPPDLPPPPPYFPPEDKKKQ; from the exons ATGTCGCTTAACAGGAACCACCTGGATGGCGGAGGTGCAATGATTAACAACAGCGAGAG TGTCCTTACATCCTATGAACATGTAGAGCTCATATTAAGTGACATGGAAAGCACCTCAGAGGCTTTCAGAGGCACCAAGAAAGGCAGAGTCATTCTGACACCATATAGA GTGATATTTGTGTCCAGAGGGAGGGATCCTATGCAGTCGTTCATGATGCCTTTCTATCTGATGAAGGACTGTGAAATTAAGCAGCCTGTATTTGGAGTTAATTTTATTAAGGGTACTGTGAGAGCAGAGCCTGGAG GTGGCTGGGAAGGATCTGCTACATTTAAACTAAGCTTTCCTTCAGGTGGCGCTATAGAATTTGGCCAGCAGATGCTTTATGTGGCCTCTCAAG CCTCACAAGGAACCCCAAGTGTTGCCTACCCATATATGCCCAATGGAGGCTATGTCGTCCCACCACCTGCAGCCAATGGCATCTACCCACCTCCACCTGCTGGCTATccttatccaccaccacccagcg AGTTTTACACAGGAGCTGTTGCACAGGATGGATCCCTAACCTACATGCACCCTCCACCTCCCCCTTATCCTGGGCCTATGGAGCCTCCCTCCGCCTGTGCACCTGATCTGCCTTCAACTCCAGCAG CAGAAGCCAAAGCTGCAGAAGCTGCTGCTAGTGGTTACTATAGCCAACAGAACCCTCCACACTCCTATATGCCACCG gATCTCCCTCCACCACCCCCTTACTTTCCACCAGAAGacaagaaaaaacaataa
- the trim65.L gene encoding tripartite motif-containing protein 65, with amino-acid sequence MSAPGFTATDIRNTLNCSICLELFTMPMTTSCGHNFCNKCINDHWDQEDRKQIAKTCPQCRKIFHVRPEMTKNVDISKLVEMVNGSEKQKISQEPESQKKRNMCSAMKCQRHNRNFELFCCTEKRCVCSKCFMVECRNHALESIEDKRQKEEEQLQKSLLDNANQKKEILIAIEKRQQLTGNIKTACDQMESCILAKFEQMSNILEECCTMSIETLRSEKEVALDKAKQSLEQLQKHLERVEQHENEAKLLCQNSDDVAFLQGLTLLIPPEATPVLPSIPLCGSSQVDAVTRILPQVINLLNVEFPNALLNEPQAEVKETSCTVSPSIPRTRPSITPSTMSLLRTELYKDYRNLTFDPQSANKYIHLSRQNCKASHKMSSQGAAVLLSSTAFQTWQVMCAEGFSQGHHYWELELSKFFVEVGVAYSCLERSKNEQNRIGRNPFSWCLQTHSRCHSAWHNNKEQQLQASKYFKIGVSLDCNAGNITFYGVKDGGLELLHSFSCVFSQTLYPTFWIGEGSSVCLFQCSNDAVNTSLGE; translated from the exons ATGTCAGCCCCTGGTTTCACTGCGACTGACATCCGAAACACATTAAATTGCAGCATTTGCCTGGAATTGTTCACAATGCCCATGACTACTTCCTGCGGGCACAATTTttgcaacaaatgtatcaatgaTCACTGGGATCAGGAGGATCGTAAGCAGATTGCCAAGACCTGTCCACAGTGTCGGAAGATATTTCATGTGCGCCCTGAAATGACCAAAAATGTGGATATCAGCAAATTGGTAGAGATGGTAAATGGTTCAGAGAAGCAGAAAATATCCCAAGAGCCTGAATctcaaaaaaagagaaatatgtgTTCAGCTATGAAGTGTCAGCGGCACAACCGGAACTTCGAGTTGTTCTGTTGCACAGAGAAGCGCTGTGTCTGTTCCAAATGCTTCATGGTGGAATGTCGCAATCATGCACTGGAGTCCATTGAGGACAAGAGACAAAAGGAAGAG GAGCAGCTTCAGAAGTCTTTACTTGACAATGCCAATCAGAAGAAAGAAATATTGATAGCAATTGAGAAACGCCAGCAGCTCACTGGGAATATAAAA ACAGCATGTGACCAGATGGAGTCCTGTATCTTGGCTAAGTTTGAGCAGATGAGCAATATTCTTGAGGAATGCTGTACCATGTCAATAGAGACATTAAGGAGTGAGAAGGAAGTAGCTTTGGACAAAGCAAAGCAGAGCCTGGAGCAGCTGCAAAAGCATTTGGAACGAGTGGAGCAACATGAAAATGAAGCAAAACTGTTATGCCAAAACTCGGACGATGTTGCATTTCTCCAG GGCCTTACTCTGCTTATACCTCCTGAAGCCACTCCAGTGTTGCCCAGTATCCCATTATGTGGCTCCTCACAGGTGGATGCAGTAACCCGGATCCTGCCTCAGGTCATTAATCTTCTCAACGTGGAATTCCCTAATGCCCTGCTCAATGAGCCACAAGCTGAAGTCAAAG AGACCTCATGCACTGTATCTCCGTCTATACCAAGAACAAGGCCAAGCATTACTCCTTCTACCATGAGTCTCCTGAGAACAGAACTTTATAAAG ATTACCGAAACTTGACCTTTGATCCCCAGAGTGCAAACAAGTACATACACTTGTCACGTCAGAACTGCAAGGCCTCTCATAAGATGAGTTCTCAGGGGGCTGCGGTTCTACTATCCTCCACTGCTTTCCAAACCTGGCAGGTCATGTGTGCAGAGGGATTCTCCCAGGGCCACCACTACTGGGAACTGGAGCTCTCCAAGTTTTTTGTAGAAGTAGGAGTAGCGTACAGTTGCCTGGAGCGCTCTAAAAATGAACAAAACAGGATTGGGCGCAACCCCTTCTCTTGGTGTCTGCAGACACACAGCAGATGCCACTCGGCTTGGCATAATAACAAGGAACAGCAACTGCAAGCTTCCAAGTACTTCAAGATTGGTGTCAGTCTGGACTGCAATGCTGGGAATATTACTTTCTACGGAGTCAAAGATGGTGGCCTGGAACTCCTTCATTCTTTCAGCTGTGTCTTCTCCCAAACACTGTACCCCACATTTTGGATTGGCGAGGGCTCAAGTGTCTGTCTGTTCCAGTGCAGCAATGATGCAGTGAATACATCACTTGGGGAATGA
- the mrpl38.L gene encoding mitochondrial ribosomal protein L38 L homeolog (The RefSeq protein has 5 substitutions compared to this genomic sequence), producing the protein MAAPLARAVRRPVVGRFFSTAVVLCKRVPPLGPMPNQQFEGQDVESLEKYRSFLRYYRTAEKEEKKSQWWKTYRQFQQEEEDTNKEKADIGFPHFTPHNAKTAQARKQVQRENRRNPELERAARLRTLRIPLDEVRAEWERTTGRLHVQRVAEHYGVFKDLFGDATFVPSVTLGVHFNKGDEMLMPVYHGNLVTPTEASAPPDVTFEAEEGSLWTLLLTNPDGHLRETDSEYVHWLMGNIPGNQMHSGEQICHYFPPFPAKGTGYHRHIFILFKQDRHIDFKDELRPNPCHSLKLRTFKTVDFYRKYEESLTPAGLAFFQCAWDDGVSQVYHQLLNMREPVFEYERPLEYHPKQIKYPHAKPLRYLDRYRDSEEPTYGIY; encoded by the exons ATGGCGGCGCCCTTGGCGAGAGCTGTGAGGAGACCGGTGGTCGGAAGGTTCTTTAGTACCGCTG TCGTCCTATGCAAACGTGTCCCCCCACTGGGGCCTATGCCCAACCAGCAGTTTGAGGGGCAAGACGTGGAGTCGCTGGAGAAATATCGCAGTTTCCTCCGGTATTACCGAACTGCTGAGAAGGAAGAGAAGAAGTCCCAGTGGTGGAAGACGTACAGACAGTTCCAACAGGAAGAAGAGG ATACAAATAAAGAAAAGGCTGACATTGGATTTCCTCATTTCACACCACATAATGCCAAAACAGCTCAGGCTCGGAAGCAGGTACAACGAGAGAATCGCAGAAATCCAGAGCTGGAGAGAGCTGCTCGCTTGCGCACAT TAAGGATTCCGCTAGATGAGGTCCGAGCAGAATGGGAGAGAACAACTGGCCGATTGCATGTGCAGCGGGTGGCAGAACATTATGGGGTGTTCAAGGATCTGTTTGGAGATGCCACTTTTGTCCCCAGCGTCACACTCGGAGTCCATTTCAACAAGGGTGATGAAATGCTGATGCCGGTTTATCATGGGAATTTGGTGACTCCTACTGAG GCATCTGCTCCTCCTGACGTAACATTTGAGGCAGAAGAAGGGTCTTTGTGGACTCTATTGCTCACCAATccag ATGGCCACCTGAGGGAGACAGATTCTGAATATGTACATTGGCTGAT GGGAAACATCCCTGGAAACCAGGtgcattctggagaacagatctGCCATTACTTCCCACCTTTCCCTGCAAAGGGCACAGGATACCACAGACACATTTTCATCTTGTTTAAGCAAGACAGACACATTGACTTTAAGGATGAGCTTCGACCAAACCCATG TCACAGTCTAAAGCTAAGAACATTTAAGACCGTAGATTTCTACAGAAAGTATGAGGAGAGTCTCACCCCTGCAGGCCTGGCCTTCTTCCAGTGTGCGTGGGATGACAGTGTTTCCCAGGTCTATCACCAGTTACTCA ACATGAGAGAACCAGTATTTGAATATGAGTGCCCACCTAAATATCACCCTAAGCAAATAAAATACCCCCATGCAAAGCCCTTGCGGTACCTGGACCGATATAGAGACTCGGAAGAACCAACATATGGTATTTACTGA
- the wbp2.L gene encoding WW domain binding protein 2 L homeolog encodes MSLNRNHLDGGGAMINNSESVLTSYEHVELILSDMESTSEAFRGTKKGRVILTPYRVIFVSRGRDPMQSFMMPFYLMKDCEIKQPVFGVNFIKGTVRAEPGGGWEGSATFKLSFPSGGAIEFGQQMLYVASQASQGTPSVAYPYMPNGGYVVPPPAANGIYPPPPAGYPYPPPPSEFYTGAVAQDGSLTYMHPPPPPYPGPMEPPSACAPDLPSTPAEAKAAEAAASGYYSQQNPPHSYMPPDLPPPPPYFPPEDKKKQ; translated from the exons ATGTCGCTTAACAGGAACCACCTGGATGGCGGAGGTGCAATGATTAACAACAGCGAGAG TGTCCTTACATCCTATGAACATGTAGAGCTCATATTAAGTGACATGGAAAGCACCTCAGAGGCTTTCAGAGGCACCAAGAAAGGCAGAGTCATTCTGACACCATATAGA GTGATATTTGTGTCCAGAGGGAGGGATCCTATGCAGTCGTTCATGATGCCTTTCTATCTGATGAAGGACTGTGAAATTAAGCAGCCTGTATTTGGAGTTAATTTTATTAAGGGTACTGTGAGAGCAGAGCCTGGAG GTGGCTGGGAAGGATCTGCTACATTTAAACTAAGCTTTCCTTCAGGTGGCGCTATAGAATTTGGCCAGCAGATGCTTTATGTGGCCTCTCAAG CCTCACAAGGAACCCCAAGTGTTGCCTACCCATATATGCCCAATGGAGGCTATGTCGTCCCACCACCTGCAGCCAATGGCATCTACCCACCTCCACCTGCTGGCTATccttatccaccaccacccagcg AGTTTTACACAGGAGCTGTTGCACAGGATGGATCCCTAACCTACATGCACCCTCCACCTCCCCCTTATCCTGGGCCTATGGAGCCTCCCTCCGCCTGTGCACCTGATCTGCCTTCAACTCCAGCAG AAGCCAAAGCTGCAGAAGCTGCTGCTAGTGGTTACTATAGCCAACAGAACCCTCCACACTCCTATATGCCACCG gATCTCCCTCCACCACCCCCTTACTTTCCACCAGAAGacaagaaaaaacaataa